In Aequorivita sp. H23M31, a single window of DNA contains:
- a CDS encoding ExbD/TolR family protein, which translates to MAKFTKKKDGGLPPISTASLPDIVFMLLFFFMVVTVLRDDNLLVQNNLPKADQVEKLKKDRSVYIYAGKPSARYQEKYGSEPKIQIGDKYTDLSNLKFALTEARQKLLPELQDKVMVALKVDEKTNTGMVTDIKQQLRDLNMLKIIYITTPGNEVNQ; encoded by the coding sequence ATGGCTAAGTTTACAAAGAAAAAAGACGGCGGATTACCTCCGATTTCTACAGCTTCCCTTCCGGATATTGTATTTATGCTACTGTTCTTTTTTATGGTGGTAACAGTATTGCGGGATGATAATTTGTTGGTCCAGAATAATTTGCCAAAGGCAGATCAGGTCGAGAAATTGAAAAAAGATAGATCGGTTTATATCTATGCGGGAAAGCCCAGTGCAAGATATCAGGAGAAATACGGATCTGAACCAAAAATTCAAATCGGAGATAAATATACGGACCTAAGCAACCTAAAATTTGCATTGACCGAGGCTCGTCAGAAATTATTACCTGAGTTACAGGACAAAGTAATGGTTGCCTTAAAAGTTGATGAGAAGACCAATACAGGTATGGTTACCGATATAAAACAACAATTACGTGATCTTAATATGTTGAAGATTATCTATATTACCACTCCAGGTAATGAGGTAAACCAATAA
- a CDS encoding porin family protein translates to MRYFWILFLLPFIGFSQEDSGTLTDDVQGDLKYRDDQFYFGVTYNLLMNTPPGINSRGLTGGVHGGFLRDMPINKKRDLAIAVGFGLAYDQFGQNLFIGEDSNGESIFRILDGSVNYDQNRLGMAMVEMPFEFRWRTSTPTDYKFWRIYAGARIGYAYWYKATFRQPGNGVNQTKIPEFNPVRLSATLSFGYSTFNFFVSYSLNPFFKDAYLVEGENIDLRALKVGLIFYIL, encoded by the coding sequence ATGCGATATTTCTGGATTCTATTTTTACTCCCTTTCATTGGGTTTTCCCAAGAAGATTCTGGGACTTTGACCGATGATGTCCAAGGCGATCTAAAGTATCGAGATGATCAATTCTATTTTGGGGTTACCTATAATCTTCTTATGAATACCCCTCCGGGAATAAATTCTAGAGGTCTTACAGGGGGTGTTCACGGTGGATTTCTAAGAGATATGCCTATTAACAAAAAGCGCGATCTGGCAATAGCGGTTGGTTTCGGTTTGGCATACGACCAGTTTGGACAAAATTTGTTTATAGGAGAGGATTCTAATGGAGAATCGATCTTTAGAATTCTTGATGGGAGCGTAAACTACGACCAGAACCGTCTTGGAATGGCTATGGTCGAAATGCCTTTTGAGTTTAGATGGCGAACTTCCACACCTACAGATTATAAATTTTGGAGAATTTATGCCGGTGCGAGAATTGGATATGCCTATTGGTACAAAGCCACTTTTAGACAACCTGGAAACGGTGTAAACCAGACCAAAATTCCTGAATTTAATCCTGTACGTTTATCAGCTACGTTAAGTTTTGGATATAGCACCTTTAACTTTTTTGTCTCATATAGTCTTAATCCATTCTTCAAAGATGCTTATTTGGTAGAAGGAGAAAATATTGACTTAAGGGCGCTAAAAGTGGGGCTGATATTTTATATTCTATAG
- the rpoN gene encoding RNA polymerase factor sigma-54: MLKQQLNLKLSQKLSPQQIQLMKMIQLPLQAFEQRISQEMQENPALEGGKEEGEDFGNEFDNDSYEEDYDDGTEVIETDINVDDYLSDDEIPSYKLSANNYSADDEDRQIPYAAGTSFNQYLLQQLNTYRLDEDEVEIAKFLVGSVDESGYIRREIEDIVDDLAFTQNVYTSEDKVEKVLKIVQELDPPGVAARDLQECLLLQLERKEPTPSVTLAIEIMETAFEQFSKKHYKKLIQKFNITEDQLREAIREIEGLNPKPGGTYSGNTRIVEHVIPDFAIKIIDGELDLTLNGRNAPELHISHDYTNMLKGYKEAKDKSKEQKEAIMFIKQKLDAAKWFIDAIKQRQQTLFVTMNTIMNHQKEYFLSGDERKLKPMILKDIADKINMDVSTVSRVANSKYVDTPYGTKLIKEFFSESMKNEMGEDVSTREIKKILEMTIAEEDKRKPLTDDKLAKILLEKGYPIARRTIAKYREQLDVPVARLRKEI; encoded by the coding sequence ATGTTAAAACAGCAGTTAAATTTAAAACTCTCACAAAAATTATCTCCCCAACAAATCCAGTTGATGAAGATGATTCAACTTCCCTTGCAGGCTTTTGAACAACGGATTTCACAGGAAATGCAAGAAAATCCTGCTCTTGAAGGTGGGAAAGAGGAAGGTGAGGATTTTGGGAATGAATTTGACAATGATAGTTATGAAGAAGATTATGATGATGGCACTGAAGTAATCGAAACGGACATTAACGTAGATGACTATCTAAGTGATGACGAAATTCCAAGTTATAAACTTTCGGCGAACAACTATAGTGCAGATGATGAGGACCGTCAAATACCTTACGCTGCAGGAACTTCCTTTAACCAATATTTATTACAACAGCTCAATACCTACCGACTGGACGAGGATGAGGTGGAAATAGCCAAATTTCTTGTGGGCAGCGTAGATGAGAGTGGCTATATAAGAAGAGAGATCGAGGATATTGTTGATGATCTAGCTTTTACCCAAAATGTTTATACTTCAGAAGATAAAGTTGAAAAAGTACTGAAAATTGTTCAGGAATTGGATCCACCTGGCGTTGCCGCCCGCGACCTTCAAGAATGTTTGCTACTTCAATTAGAGCGAAAAGAACCTACTCCGTCAGTTACCTTGGCCATAGAAATTATGGAAACCGCTTTCGAACAATTCAGCAAAAAACATTATAAAAAACTTATCCAAAAATTTAATATTACAGAAGACCAACTCCGGGAAGCAATTCGCGAAATAGAAGGATTGAATCCAAAGCCGGGTGGAACTTATTCTGGCAATACTAGAATTGTTGAACACGTGATTCCCGATTTTGCCATCAAGATAATTGATGGCGAATTGGACCTAACCCTCAATGGGCGAAATGCGCCTGAACTCCATATTTCGCACGATTATACGAATATGCTGAAAGGCTACAAGGAGGCAAAGGATAAATCGAAGGAACAGAAAGAGGCGATAATGTTTATTAAACAAAAACTCGATGCGGCAAAATGGTTTATCGATGCCATAAAACAGCGGCAACAGACCTTGTTTGTAACAATGAACACCATTATGAATCACCAAAAGGAATATTTTTTAAGCGGTGATGAACGCAAACTAAAACCAATGATCCTAAAAGACATTGCAGACAAAATCAATATGGATGTCTCAACTGTCTCCCGTGTCGCAAACAGCAAGTACGTGGATACGCCTTATGGTACAAAACTGATAAAAGAATTTTTCAGCGAATCCATGAAAAATGAAATGGGTGAGGATGTTTCCACTCGGGAAATCAAAAAGATTCTTGAAATGACCATTGCGGAAGAGGATAAACGGAAACCCCTTACCGACGATAAACTTGCTAAGATTTTATTGGAAAAAGGATATCCAATAGCACGAAGAACCATCGCAAAATATAGGGAACAATTAGATGTTCCCGTGGCCAGGCTCAGAAAGGAAATCTGA
- the asnS gene encoding asparagine--tRNA ligase: MLSRTIDQLLKTEPTHHQVKVRGWVRSFRSNRFIALSDGSTIKTLQCVVDFENFDDELLRKVSIGAAVEVVGMLVESQGQGQTVEVQVSKLTVLGEAHPDDVKLTILSPKRHSLETLREQAHLRIRTNTFGAVMRTRSKLAFAINEYFHKNGFFYMHSPIITGSDAEGAGEMFRVSALDLKNIPLDENGNVNYKEDFFGKETNLTVSGQLEAESYAMALGKVYTFGPTFRAENSNTSRHLAEFWMIEPEVAFNDLDANMDLAEDFIKYVIKFALDNCDDDLEFLENRLIEEEKNKPQDQRSEMKLRDKLRFVLENNFKRVSYTEAIDILKNSAPNKKKKFKYIIEEWGADLQSEHERYLVEKHFKSPVILFDYPATIKAFYMRLNDDGKTVRAMDVLFPGIGEIVGGSQREERYDVLLEKMRAMNIDEKELYWYLDLRKFGTAVHSGFGLGFERLVQFTTGMGNIRDVIPYPRTPGNADF; the protein is encoded by the coding sequence ATGTTAAGTAGAACCATAGACCAGTTGTTAAAAACCGAGCCCACTCATCACCAAGTAAAAGTGCGAGGCTGGGTGCGCTCCTTTAGAAGCAATAGATTTATCGCATTAAGTGATGGGTCTACAATCAAAACCTTGCAATGTGTAGTGGATTTTGAAAATTTTGATGATGAACTCCTTAGAAAAGTTTCTATTGGAGCCGCTGTGGAGGTCGTGGGAATGCTGGTTGAAAGTCAGGGGCAGGGACAAACCGTAGAGGTACAGGTTTCAAAGCTGACCGTTTTGGGAGAAGCTCACCCAGATGATGTTAAGCTGACAATTCTTTCTCCAAAAAGACACTCTCTTGAGACCCTTCGGGAACAGGCGCATTTACGTATCCGTACGAACACCTTTGGAGCCGTGATGCGCACACGTTCAAAACTGGCGTTTGCCATCAACGAATACTTCCATAAAAATGGATTTTTCTATATGCACTCTCCTATTATTACAGGAAGTGATGCTGAGGGTGCGGGTGAAATGTTTCGCGTTTCCGCCCTTGACCTCAAAAACATTCCTTTAGATGAAAACGGAAATGTAAACTATAAAGAGGATTTCTTCGGAAAAGAAACAAATCTTACCGTGAGTGGCCAATTGGAAGCAGAATCATATGCTATGGCACTCGGGAAAGTATATACTTTTGGTCCAACTTTTAGGGCCGAAAACTCAAATACCAGTAGGCACTTGGCGGAATTTTGGATGATTGAACCAGAGGTTGCCTTTAATGACTTAGATGCCAATATGGATTTGGCGGAGGATTTTATAAAATACGTTATAAAATTCGCCTTGGACAATTGTGACGACGATTTGGAGTTTCTAGAGAACCGTTTAATTGAAGAAGAAAAGAACAAACCCCAAGATCAGCGTAGTGAAATGAAACTTCGGGACAAACTTCGTTTTGTGTTGGAAAACAATTTCAAACGGGTAAGCTATACTGAAGCGATTGATATATTAAAAAATTCCGCTCCAAATAAGAAGAAAAAATTCAAATATATTATTGAAGAATGGGGTGCAGATCTGCAAAGTGAGCACGAGCGGTATTTAGTGGAAAAGCACTTTAAATCGCCAGTAATCCTTTTTGATTATCCAGCGACAATTAAGGCTTTTTATATGCGTCTAAATGACGATGGAAAAACCGTGCGCGCTATGGACGTGCTTTTTCCTGGAATAGGAGAAATTGTGGGTGGATCGCAGAGAGAAGAAAGATACGATGTACTTCTGGAAAAGATGCGCGCAATGAATATTGACGAAAAAGAGTTATATTGGTACTTAGATCTGCGAAAGTTTGGAACAGCCGTGCACAGTGGCTTCGGACTAGGTTTCGAGCGCTTAGTACAGTTTACAACGGGGATGGGGAACATTCGAGATGTTATCCCTTATCCAAGAACTCCCGGCAATGCCGATTTCTAA
- a CDS encoding efflux RND transporter permease subunit has protein sequence MSKLFSFGFWNVVARFILRNRTGILVVIAIITVLLALQWKNMRFTYTEANLLPDDHPVNLEYDEFLKHFGEEGNLIVMGVMDSTIFTPKKFQAWEQLSKDIGKFDEVEFTLSVGNLKTLQKRTDTTSFQLVPFIKDSIFTNASLEEYKDHLFNRLPFYDGLIYSPDKKSIRSAVYLKKDIVNTSQRKDFVIDDLIPLIQKFEKETGVKVHTSGMPYIRTLNSQNIIDEIGLFIGGALLVTSLIFFFFFRSWRATFISMCTVMIGVMWAFGFLGLMHYEITVLTALIPPLIIVIGIPNCVFLINKYQQEIQLHGNQAKSLQRVITKVGNATLMTNLTTACGFATFILIKSELLREFGIVASINIVAIFLLSLLIIPIIYSYMAVPKYKHLKHLNKNWINKFVKWIERMVRDRRMTIYITAVTLLCVSIIGIYNIKISGSLIEDMPKNTDFFKDIRFFEKEYEGIMPLEIMVDTKKKKGVMNLSTLKRMDELQEHISEIPEFANPISVVNLVKYSKQAYYNGNPEYFQLPNNQEKNFILSYAKNSNTETNLLQSYVDTTGQFARITTFMKDTDPDRFKRIEEDLNKEIEKVLPPDRYNVSVTGKALVFQKGTHYLVNNLILSLSLAILLIATIMAWMFRSFKMIVISLIPNLLPLIITAGVMGYVGVPIKPSTILVFSIAFGISVDDTIHFLAKYRQELVANHWKIKKSVFAALRESAISMFYTSIVLFFGFSVFTISSFGGTVALGALVSITLLFAMLANLLLLPTLLLSLERSIANKETMRKPALEILTNVEEDDENN, from the coding sequence TTGAGCAAACTTTTTAGTTTTGGTTTTTGGAATGTCGTCGCACGATTTATTTTGCGGAACCGCACGGGGATTCTGGTAGTTATCGCCATAATCACAGTATTACTTGCTTTGCAATGGAAGAATATGCGTTTCACTTATACAGAAGCTAATCTGTTGCCGGACGATCATCCCGTAAATCTTGAATACGATGAGTTTCTAAAACATTTTGGCGAAGAGGGAAACCTCATTGTCATGGGCGTAATGGACTCTACCATTTTCACACCCAAAAAATTTCAAGCTTGGGAACAATTATCAAAAGATATTGGGAAGTTCGACGAAGTAGAATTTACTCTCTCTGTAGGAAACCTCAAAACACTTCAAAAGAGAACGGATACAACAAGTTTCCAGTTGGTACCATTTATAAAAGATTCCATATTTACAAATGCGAGCCTAGAAGAATATAAGGATCACCTCTTTAACAGACTTCCTTTTTACGACGGACTTATTTATAGCCCTGATAAAAAATCCATTCGCTCTGCGGTTTATCTAAAAAAGGATATTGTAAACACTTCCCAAAGAAAAGATTTTGTAATTGATGACCTCATTCCATTGATCCAAAAATTTGAAAAGGAAACTGGAGTTAAGGTCCACACTTCGGGCATGCCTTATATACGAACCCTGAATTCACAAAATATTATTGATGAAATAGGCTTATTTATCGGGGGAGCACTGTTGGTGACTTCCTTGATATTCTTTTTCTTTTTTAGATCCTGGCGCGCCACTTTTATTTCAATGTGCACGGTAATGATAGGTGTAATGTGGGCCTTCGGGTTTTTAGGACTCATGCATTATGAAATTACTGTACTTACGGCCCTTATTCCTCCTTTAATAATCGTAATTGGAATTCCCAATTGTGTCTTTCTTATTAACAAATACCAACAAGAAATCCAGTTGCACGGTAATCAGGCCAAATCGCTACAAAGGGTTATTACGAAGGTGGGAAATGCAACTTTAATGACTAACCTTACCACAGCCTGCGGTTTCGCCACTTTCATCTTGATCAAAAGTGAATTATTGCGGGAATTTGGTATTGTAGCTTCCATAAACATAGTTGCCATCTTTTTGCTAAGCCTGCTTATCATTCCAATCATCTACAGCTATATGGCTGTGCCAAAATATAAGCACCTAAAACACCTCAATAAAAATTGGATCAACAAGTTTGTAAAATGGATTGAGCGTATGGTAAGAGACCGCCGCATGACTATCTATATTACGGCAGTAACCTTGCTTTGTGTAAGTATCATTGGGATTTACAACATCAAAATTTCCGGGAGCCTTATCGAGGACATGCCCAAAAACACAGATTTTTTTAAGGACATCCGTTTTTTCGAAAAGGAATATGAAGGGATTATGCCACTTGAAATAATGGTTGATACCAAGAAGAAGAAAGGTGTTATGAACCTTTCCACTCTAAAGCGGATGGATGAGCTTCAAGAACATATTAGTGAAATTCCCGAGTTTGCCAATCCTATTTCTGTGGTAAATCTCGTGAAGTACTCTAAACAAGCTTATTATAACGGTAATCCAGAGTATTTTCAACTCCCTAACAATCAAGAAAAGAATTTCATCCTTTCTTACGCCAAGAATAGCAATACCGAAACCAACCTATTGCAAAGTTATGTAGATACGACAGGTCAGTTTGCACGCATTACAACGTTTATGAAGGACACTGATCCTGATAGGTTTAAGCGAATTGAAGAAGACCTCAATAAGGAAATTGAAAAGGTTCTACCACCGGATCGCTATAATGTTTCAGTCACGGGAAAGGCTTTAGTTTTCCAGAAAGGCACGCATTATTTGGTCAACAATCTAATTCTCTCGCTCTCTTTAGCTATTTTATTGATTGCTACCATTATGGCGTGGATGTTCCGCAGTTTTAAAATGATTGTCATTTCTCTTATTCCAAACCTTTTACCTTTAATTATTACTGCTGGAGTTATGGGCTATGTTGGGGTCCCTATTAAACCTTCAACCATCTTGGTCTTTAGTATTGCCTTCGGAATTTCGGTGGACGATACCATTCACTTCTTGGCAAAATATAGACAGGAATTGGTAGCAAACCATTGGAAAATAAAGAAATCGGTTTTTGCAGCTCTACGCGAAAGTGCTATTAGCATGTTTTACACATCCATTGTACTGTTCTTTGGATTTTCGGTATTTACAATCTCGAGTTTTGGAGGTACCGTCGCTCTGGGAGCGTTGGTTTCCATTACCCTCCTTTTCGCAATGCTTGCCAATTTGCTACTGCTTCCTACACTATTGCTCTCATTGGAAAGAAGTATAGCCAATAAAGAAACTATGAGGAAACCAGCATTGGAAATCCTAACGAATGTTGAAGAGGATGATGAGAATAATTGA
- a CDS encoding DUF5686 family protein, producing the protein MAKILLLVFLFVGFLAYSQIPAIQTKKDTVSTIKEEKAHPLSTGYFPIGFFDIDLKTLVKYNHHEGVRLGVGGLTNDRLFEKYKFGGYIAYGFIDAETKYSLSASARINKEKLTWVKMAYTNDIKEIGAFDFLTDARVYSLFEPRSINIIQFYKYEEWYGNLSSQLSSKLLSEFRISHSRIENIENYYFIDDDKLYDKYRLSEASISFRYSPKTAFFTNEDGTKEYFDGLPKISAQITQGIKGIAKGDFTYTKFGIKLDYYIKRKNLTSTSFILEGLLATGDVPLTHLFHSYPNQPNKLVWTGRFSVAGVQSFETMYFGEFFSDKLAMIQIKHNLRRFKFTEKWKPELAITTRHAIGTMSNPQQHFGIPFDTLDHLYNESGLELNKIILGFGLSFAYRYGYFNLPGFERNMSFKFTFNLKL; encoded by the coding sequence ATGGCAAAAATCCTCCTTCTTGTCTTCCTATTTGTTGGGTTTTTGGCCTATTCCCAAATCCCGGCAATACAGACAAAAAAGGATACTGTCTCCACCATAAAGGAAGAAAAAGCGCATCCGCTATCTACAGGTTACTTCCCAATTGGCTTTTTTGATATCGACCTAAAGACTTTGGTGAAATATAATCACCACGAGGGAGTCCGTTTAGGAGTGGGAGGCCTAACAAATGACAGGCTATTTGAAAAATATAAGTTTGGAGGCTATATAGCCTATGGATTTATTGATGCGGAAACGAAGTACAGCCTTAGTGCCAGTGCCCGAATTAATAAAGAAAAATTAACTTGGGTAAAAATGGCCTATACCAACGATATCAAAGAGATAGGCGCATTCGACTTTTTAACCGATGCAAGAGTATACTCTCTTTTTGAACCGAGATCGATAAATATTATACAGTTTTATAAATATGAAGAATGGTATGGTAATCTATCCAGTCAATTGTCGTCCAAACTGCTTTCGGAATTTCGTATTTCACATAGCCGAATTGAAAATATCGAAAATTATTACTTTATAGATGATGATAAGCTTTATGATAAATATAGACTTTCTGAAGCCTCCATTTCCTTTAGGTACAGTCCCAAAACAGCGTTTTTCACTAATGAAGATGGCACCAAGGAATATTTTGATGGTCTTCCCAAAATAAGTGCACAAATTACCCAAGGGATAAAAGGTATTGCCAAGGGCGATTTCACTTATACAAAATTCGGAATTAAGCTTGATTATTATATTAAACGCAAAAACCTTACCTCCACCAGTTTTATCTTGGAAGGTTTGCTTGCTACCGGAGACGTGCCATTGACACATCTATTCCATTCATATCCCAACCAACCCAACAAATTAGTCTGGACCGGTCGTTTTTCCGTAGCTGGGGTCCAAAGTTTTGAAACAATGTATTTTGGGGAGTTCTTTTCGGATAAATTGGCAATGATCCAGATAAAACACAATTTGCGACGTTTTAAATTTACGGAAAAGTGGAAGCCGGAACTAGCCATTACAACTCGTCATGCAATTGGTACTATGAGCAACCCTCAACAACATTTCGGAATTCCTTTTGACACCTTGGATCATCTTTACAATGAATCGGGATTGGAACTCAACAAAATTATTTTGGGATTCGGATTGAGTTTTGCATACCGCTATGGCTATTTCAATCTGCCAGGATTTGAAAGAAACATGTCCTTCAAATTTACTTTCAATCTTAAATTATAA
- the frr gene encoding ribosome recycling factor, with the protein MEDEIDFIIDSTREAMKNALKHLEKQFANIRAGKASPAMVGSVMVDYYGNPTPLSQVANVSTPDGMTISIQPWEKAMISEIERGIHLANLGFNPMNNGESVIINVPPLTEERRKDLAKQSKAAAEEAKIGVRNDRKNANNELKNLEISEDLKKSLEEDIQKMTDEHIKKIDGILAVKEKEIMTV; encoded by the coding sequence ATGGAAGACGAAATAGATTTTATAATTGACAGTACGCGCGAAGCGATGAAGAATGCGCTTAAACATTTGGAAAAGCAATTTGCAAACATCCGTGCAGGCAAGGCCTCTCCTGCAATGGTTGGTAGTGTAATGGTCGATTATTACGGCAATCCAACTCCATTGAGCCAAGTAGCAAACGTCAGTACCCCGGACGGGATGACAATCAGCATCCAACCTTGGGAAAAAGCAATGATCTCTGAAATTGAACGGGGAATCCACCTTGCAAACTTAGGTTTCAATCCTATGAACAACGGAGAAAGTGTTATTATAAATGTTCCACCTTTGACAGAGGAACGTCGAAAAGATTTGGCCAAACAGTCTAAAGCGGCTGCCGAAGAAGCAAAAATTGGAGTCCGTAATGACCGTAAAAATGCCAACAACGAGCTAAAAAACTTGGAAATATCTGAAGATCTAAAAAAGAGCTTGGAAGAAGATATTCAGAAAATGACCGATGAACATATCAAGAAAATCGACGGTATTTTGGCAGTTAAAGAAAAAGAGATAATGACGGTCTAA
- the pyrH gene encoding UMP kinase yields MQYKRILLKLSGEALMGNQQYGIDPLRLKDYATEIKQIVDKGVQVAIVIGGGNIFRGLAGASSGMDRVQGDNMGMLATIINGLALQSALENEEIPTRLQTAININEVAEPFIRRKAIRHLEKGRVVIFGGGTGNPYFTTDSAAVLRAIEISADVILKGTRVDGIYTSDPEKDKLATKFDFISFEDVLQKGLKVMDTTAFTLSQENELPIIVFDMNTKGNLLKVVCGENIGTKVNL; encoded by the coding sequence ATGCAATACAAAAGAATTCTTTTAAAACTATCGGGCGAAGCTTTAATGGGTAATCAGCAGTATGGTATTGATCCTCTTCGGCTTAAGGATTACGCTACGGAAATTAAACAAATTGTTGATAAAGGGGTGCAAGTTGCCATCGTAATTGGTGGCGGAAACATTTTCAGAGGTTTAGCCGGCGCTAGTAGCGGTATGGATCGTGTTCAGGGGGATAATATGGGTATGCTTGCCACAATTATAAACGGTTTGGCACTACAAAGCGCACTGGAAAATGAAGAGATACCCACACGGCTACAAACTGCTATAAACATTAATGAGGTTGCCGAGCCCTTCATACGTCGAAAAGCAATTCGGCACTTGGAAAAAGGACGGGTTGTTATTTTTGGAGGAGGAACGGGAAATCCTTATTTTACAACAGATTCCGCCGCGGTATTAAGAGCTATTGAGATAAGTGCGGATGTTATTTTGAAGGGAACCCGTGTTGATGGTATTTATACAAGCGATCCAGAAAAAGATAAACTTGCCACTAAATTCGATTTTATTAGTTTTGAGGATGTTCTTCAAAAAGGACTTAAGGTAATGGATACAACTGCCTTTACATTAAGTCAAGAAAATGAACTGCCAATAATAGTTTTTGACATGAACACGAAAGGCAATCTTTTAAAAGTGGTTTGTGGCGAAAATATTGGAACGAAAGTGAATTTGTAA
- a CDS encoding T9SS type A sorting domain-containing protein — protein sequence MKTSLLYLLLGASSCMIAQKFNPQPVSFHPMSIPKTECISEEERLDILKEIETNKQAILQSNPQAFQNRTGGHPLFVLPFRPKDGFGDYGYYSLFNQVDHNPAYNGQLLDYNCGARTYDLSNYNHRGTDYVVWPYPWKKMEENVMEIVAAAAGVIVTKRDGNFDRNCENNGNNNWNGIILEHSDGSKTYYWHFKSGSLTSKGVGDSVAAGEFLGRAGSSGSSDIPHLHFEVYDSGNNRIDPYEGPCNTLNAESWWIDQPAYFVPEVLTLSTHNTDNYDTDCGIVEVTYEELNFMPGDLVRFRIFYRDLQNGDITHINVKKPDGSVLYDYNFVSEWPDYFAAWAQWNFPIDNSSMDGVHTVTVTFGGSTYQTIFGVNTNLGIEALASEFSIYPNPTTGLLNVEGSTQIEKVVVYDLLGRNVLETFSKATNLQLDLNSLKAGVYFAEITSERKRTVQKIVKE from the coding sequence ATGAAAACGTCTTTACTTTATTTATTGCTGGGTGCATCCTCATGTATGATCGCGCAGAAATTTAACCCTCAACCAGTTTCTTTTCATCCTATGTCGATTCCTAAAACCGAATGTATAAGCGAAGAAGAACGATTGGATATTCTGAAAGAAATTGAAACTAATAAACAGGCAATTTTACAATCTAATCCGCAAGCCTTCCAAAATCGCACAGGTGGCCATCCCTTGTTTGTTTTGCCTTTTCGTCCGAAGGATGGATTTGGAGATTATGGATACTATTCGCTATTTAATCAGGTAGATCATAATCCTGCTTACAACGGACAGTTATTGGATTACAACTGCGGTGCGAGAACGTACGATCTTTCCAATTATAATCATAGGGGGACCGACTATGTAGTTTGGCCCTATCCCTGGAAAAAGATGGAAGAGAATGTAATGGAGATTGTTGCGGCCGCTGCCGGAGTAATTGTAACAAAGAGAGATGGTAATTTTGACCGTAATTGCGAAAACAATGGGAACAATAATTGGAATGGGATTATTTTGGAACATTCCGATGGTTCGAAAACCTATTACTGGCATTTTAAATCGGGGTCACTCACGTCTAAGGGAGTGGGAGATTCGGTGGCTGCGGGAGAATTTCTTGGACGCGCAGGTAGTTCGGGAAGTAGCGATATTCCACACTTACATTTTGAAGTTTATGATTCCGGAAACAATAGGATCGATCCTTATGAAGGACCGTGTAATACCTTAAATGCTGAAAGTTGGTGGATAGATCAGCCAGCGTATTTTGTGCCAGAGGTATTGACACTGTCAACTCATAATACGGATAATTATGATACCGACTGCGGAATAGTAGAAGTCACCTATGAAGAGCTCAATTTTATGCCAGGAGATTTGGTTCGTTTTCGAATATTTTATCGGGACCTCCAGAATGGGGATATCACACACATCAATGTAAAAAAACCGGATGGAAGCGTGCTTTATGATTACAATTTTGTTTCGGAATGGCCAGATTATTTTGCGGCGTGGGCACAATGGAATTTCCCTATTGACAATAGTTCCATGGACGGCGTACATACTGTTACGGTTACTTTTGGAGGAAGTACCTATCAAACGATTTTTGGCGTCAATACGAATTTGGGAATAGAAGCCCTTGCATCCGAATTTTCAATTTATCCCAACCCAACTACAGGATTGCTGAATGTTGAAGGTTCTACCCAGATTGAAAAAGTGGTTGTCTATGATCTTTTGGGAAGAAATGTTTTGGAAACTTTTTCAAAAGCTACAAACCTTCAATTGGACTTGAACAGCCTGAAAGCGGGAGTGTATTTTGCTGAAATTACTTCCGAAAGAAAAAGAACCGTTCAGAAAATCGTAAAGGAATAA